A window from Drosophila kikkawai strain 14028-0561.14 chromosome 2L, DkikHiC1v2, whole genome shotgun sequence encodes these proteins:
- the CLIP-190 gene encoding restin homolog isoform X7, translated as MVLKEGNRIKAKYKNTASMSRESDDNLSSINSAYTDLYQETVRRFTRSSLSPTSDWDRFSPARRSLKSEAGSRTSYDYYLEATGRRRSSDHNSTVLTANTEQFIIGQRVWVGGLRSGQIAYIGETHFAPGDWAGIVLDEPNGKNDGCVSGKRYFQCEPKRGIFSRLTRLTTYPMSGAHTPTSPLAKNSPDRSRTVSPTASIRSSMLRSPGIGGKNGLTVGDRVIVSSGFGSRPGILRYLGETQFAPGNWCGVELDEASGKNDGAVDGIRYFECKPKYGVFVPIAKVTLSPSSKKTRLSRTGSRESLTSIGTMNSIATTNTSRMRMNAQQRKSITPVKPIITTPKSQFSMQDLLREKQQHVEQLMVERDLDREDAQNQALQLQKNINELKARIVELQSELGDERKKSEELQFCGDEMNKRQGVKFTLDCSSSEGVLMNLCAHIEEIGYLLNSDSTSNNSAQSQVYKEKIHDLESKVTQLESATPSLQSLPPPVPLPDDSALKEEIAQLQDKLSVQQKETEARIAEQLEEEQRLRENVKYLQEQNATLQAELVSKDESLEKFSLSEVGIENLRRELALLKEENEKQAEEAQADFSQKLAAKTEELEKINAELLSLKAASDSLESERVNKTDECEILQTEVRMRDEQIKELNQQLDELTTQLNVQKADSSALDEMLRQQTAGSDEKSTILEQTQKELLQLKEEAAKKQEERDQLEKLLTEAKQLGDQEKLVREKAEQEISQIKLEKETVDQLLVTKQTELEVCQKEQTETKSQLDANKELNAQKDLNLVEAKETLKKLQQQLEENSQVQAKLVADLEEQKMDQEATLKTKEQEFQKLEAKSAETEGLLKTTQMQLEQFQQQAAASGEEGAKNLAKLQEEISQLKSQAEKTQSDLKASQADAETKAKKLETANVTIEQETQKLSNLQEQLSQLKAEVDQTKSALSSSQTDVESRTKQLEAANAALEKVNKEYAESRAEASHLEDQIKEITEKLHAELLAERSSASDLHTKLSKFSEELATGKKELNSKADVWSQEMLQKEKELQDLRQQLQYSEDSQTKLKAEAERKESSLQETIKTLQDQVTKAKAENQELNSGTQETIKDLQERLEITNAEIQHKEKMAAEDAQKIADLKTLVEAIQVANANISATNAELSTVLEVLQAEKSETNHIFELFEMEADMNAERLIEKLTGMKDELKDTHAKLDEGQKKCQELEKSLEQVTQSEQSLQQESLNSKEQLKELQQSLGELQESLKQKDELVLVLEGKLRDASSELEGTTSSSKEIQEKLQEAQQKEKTLQEEGAKLSQELQQLQITKVQHVELLKQKDELVQNLEQRLKESNTHLETQSSSSKETQEKLEDAQKREKALQEEAAKLSEQLQQVQKANSEVNDSLVKVEGLVKDFEEKLEAARQQVEAQQAANKELQDQLKKALESEGNLQGKSLAAAEHLTQLQQANGELQEMLTRKEETLKNLEENLAETNSQLKTQTGSHNELQDKLEQAQLKERSLQEETAKLLEQVEQLKQANEELQKSLKQKQTLLEKGNEFDNQLAEYQKVIDEMDDTASTKSKLLEQLQNRVVELEAALHQANEAQKTANLETKELRRQLESLQLEKSMEILTLKTQMNGAGSSQLGKGDAVEPLDSETSLAKINFLNSIIADMQQKNDALKAKVQTLETLPMDFTKPHAFDVLTKRKPAPRLFCDICDEFDKHETEDCPIQAGEDRDYSPPPTAEANNNEKKERKLPAPRKYCESCEVFGHDTSECADDETY; from the exons ataccGCCAGCATGAGTCGTGAAAGCGATGACAATTTAAGTTCGATCAATTCGGCTTATACag atcTCTATCAAGAGACTGTCAGGCGCTTTACGCGATCCTCGCTCTCACCCACATCCGATTGGGACCGCTTTTCGCCCGCTCGCCGCTCGCTAAAATCGGAGGCTGGAAGTCGCACATCTT ATGATTATTATCTAGAGGCCACTGGGCGACGTCGCAGCTCAG ATCACAACAGCACTGTGCTGACAGCGAACACCGAGCAGTTCATCATTGGCCAGCGGGTATGGGTCGGAGGCCTTCGGTCCGGACAGATTGCTTATATTGGAGAGACACATTTTGCACCCGGCGACTGGGCAGGCATTGTCCTGGATGAACCCAATG gcAAAAACGATGGGTGTGTTTCAGGCAAAAGATACTTCCAGTGCGAGCCAAAACGCGGCATTTTCTCGCGGCTCACGCGTCTTACCACATATCCCATGTCCGGAGCCCACACTCCCACATCGCCTTTGGCCAAGAACTCGCCAGACAGATCGCGCACAGTCTCCCCAACAGCGAGTATTCGCAGCTCCATGCTTCGTAGTCCCGGAATAGGCGGCA AAAATGGCCTTACCGTTGGCGACCGTGTGATTGTCTCCTCTGGCTTTGGCAGTCGTCCTGGCATCTTGCGTTACCTGGGCGAGACACAGTTTGCTCCTGGCAACTGGTGCGGCGTGGAATTGGATGAGGCAAGCGGCAAAAACGATGGAGCCGTGGATGGTATAAG ATACTTCGAGTGCAAGCCCAAATACGGGGTGTTTGTGCCCATAGCAAAGGTCACTTTGTCGCCGTCGTCAAAGAAGACGCGTCTGTCTAGGACCGGATCACGGGAGTCGCTCACCTCGATCGGCACCATGAACAGCATTGCCACCACAAATACGTCGCGCATGCGCATGAATGCTCAG CAGCGCAAGTCGATCACGCCAGTTAAGCCCATAATAACGACGCCGAAAAGCCAATTTTCCATGCAG GATCTGCTGCGCGAGAAGCAACAACATGTGGAGCAGTTGATGGTGGAGCGGGACTTGGACCGCGAGGATGCACAGAACCAGGCGCTGCAGCTGCAGAAGAACATCAACGAG CTTAAGGCCAGGATTGTCGAACTGCAGTCGGAATTGGGCGATGAGCGCAAGAAATCGGAGGAGTTGCAATTTTGTGGCGATGAAATGAAT AAAAGGCAAGGCGTCAAGTTCACTTTGGATTGCAGTTCTTCCGAAGGTGTATTAATGAATTTGTGTGCCCATATTGAAGAAATAggatatttattaaattcggATAGCACATCCAATAATTCG GCGCAATCCCAGGTGTACAAGGAAAAGATACACGATCTGGAATCAAAGGTCACCCAACTAGAGTCTG CCACACCCAGTCTTCAAAGTCTTCCGCCACCTGTTCCGCTACCGGATGACAGTGCCCTCAAGGAGGAGATTGCTCAGCTGCAGGACAAATTGAGCGTTCAACAGAAGGAGACTGAAGCCCGAATAGCTGAGCAGCTGGAGGAAGAACAACGGCTAAGGGAGAACGTAAAGTACCTGCAGGAACAGAATGCCACGCTGCAGGCTGAACTGGTGTCCAAGGATGAGTCGCTGGAGAAGTTCTCCCTCTCCGAGGTTGGAATCGAGAATCTGCGCAGGGAATTGGCGCTGCTCAAGGAGGAGAACGAAAAGCAGGCCGAGGAGGCCCAGGCAGACTTCTCCCAAAAACTAGCAGCCAAAACCGAGGAGCTGGAAAAGATCAACGCCGAATTGCTGAGCCTGAAGGCCGCCTCCGATTCCCTGGAAAGCGAGAGGGTCAACAAAACCGACGAATGTGAAATACTTCAGACCGAAGTCCGGATGCGGGATGAGCAAATTAAGGAGCTAAACCAACAACTTGATGAGCTAACCACGCAGTTAAACGTACAAAAGGCCGACAGTTCTGCTCTGGATGAAATGCTTCGACAACAAACGGCTGGAAGTGACGAAAAGTCCACTATTCTTGAGCAAACCCAAAAGGAACTGTTGCAACTCAAGGAGGAGGCTGCCAAGAAGCAGGAGGAAAGAGATCAACTAGAAAAGCTATTGACTGAAGCTAAGCAACTTGGGGATCAAGAGAAACTAGTCAGGGAAAAGGCAGAACAGGAAATTagccaaattaaattagaaaaagaAACAGTAGATCAGCTTTTGGTAACCAAGCAAACCGAACTTGAAGTCTGCCAGAAGGAACAGACAGAAACAAAGAGTCAACTTGATGCAAACAAGGAGCTTAATGCCCAGAAGGATCTAAATTTGGTTGAAGCCAAAGAAACTCTGAaaaaactgcagcagcaactggaGGAGAATAGTCAAGTTCAGGCCAAACTGGTAGCTGACCTCGAGGAACAGAAAATGGATCAGGAGGCGACCCTTAAAACCAAAGAGCAGGAATTCCAGAAACTCGAAGCCAAGTCAGCTGAAACCGAAGGACTTCTCAAAACCACACAAATGCAGTTGGAGCAATTCCAGCAACAGGCAGCTGCTTCTGGCGAGGAAGGCGCCAAGAACTTGGCCAAACTGCAGGAGGAGATTAGTCAGCTGAAGTCCCAGGCAGAGAAGACTCAATCGGACTTGAAAGCCAGTCAAGCGGATGCGGAAACCAAGGCCAAGAAGCTGGAGACAGCGAATGTGACAATTGAACAGGAAACTCAAAAGTTGTCCAATTTGCAAGAGCAGCTTAGCCAACTTAAAGCCGAGGTGGATCAGACCAAGTCAGCTCTTAGCTCGAGCCAAACCGATGTGGAGTCCAGGACTAAGCAACTTGAGGCGGCCAATGCTGCGCTTGAAAAGGTCAACAAG GAATACGCCGAATCCCGAGCGGAAGCCTCGCATCTGGAGGACCAGATCAAAGAGATAACTGAGAAACTGCATGCTGAGCTCCTGGCAGAGCGATCCTCAGCCAGCGACCTGCACACCAAGCTTTCCAAGTTCTCTGAGGAATTGGCCACCGGCAAGAAAGAGCTGAACAGCAAGGCCGATGTCTGGAGCCAGGAGATGCTGCAGAAGGAGAAGGAACTCCAGGATCTTCGTCAGCAACTCCAGTACAGTGAAGATTCCCAAACTAAACTTAAGGCAGAGGCCGAAAGAAAAGAATCGTCACTGCAGGAAACCATCAAAACACTTCAGGATCAGGTCACCAAAGCAAAGGCGGAAAATCAAGAGCTTAACAGTGGCACCCAAGAGACAATCAAGGATCTACAAGAGCGGCTGGAGATCACCAACGCCGAGATCCAGCACAAAGAGAAAATGGCTGCCGAAGATGCTCAGAAGATAGCAGACCTAAAAACGCTCGTGGAAGCCATTCAGGTGGCCAATGCCAACATATCAGCCACGAATGCGGAGCTCTCCACAGTCCTGGAGGTCCTTCAAGCGGAGAAAAGCGAAACCAATCACATATTCGAGCTTTTCGAAATGGAGGCCGACATGAATGCCGAGCGTTTGATTGAGAAACTCACTGGCATGAAGGATGAGCTCAAGGATACCCATGCCAAGCTGGATGAGGGGCAGAAAAAGTGCCAGGAACTGGAGAAAAGCTTAGAGCAAGTCACCCAAAGTGAGCAGAGTTTGCAGCAGGAATCCTTGAACTCGAAAGAGCAACTCAAGGAACTCCAACAATCCCTGGGAGAACTTCAGGAGTCACTGAAACAAAAAGATGAACTCGTCCTGGTTTTGGAGGGTAAGCTAAGAGATGCCAGCTCTGAGTTGGAGGGCACGACAAGCTCCTCCAAGGAAATCCAAGAGAAACTACAAGAAGCTCAACAGAAAGAGAAGACTTTACAAGAAGAGGGTGCCAAATTGAGCCAGGAACTGCAACAACTTCAGATAACCAAAGTCCAACATGTCGAGTTACTGAAGCAAAAGGATGAGCTTGTACAGAATTTAGAGCAGAGACTAAAGGAAAGCAATACTCACTTGGAAACACAAAGCTCCTCATCGAAGGAAACCCAAGAAAAACTGGAAGACGCACAGAAGCGGGAAAAGGCCTTGCAGGAGGAAGCTGCCAAATTATCGGAGCAACTGCAGCAAGTACAGAAGGCCAATAGCGAAGTCAACGATTCCCTGGTGAAAGTCGAGGGACTGGTGAAGGATTTCGAGGAGAAACTGGAAGCAGCCAGGCAGCAAGTGGAAGCCCAGCAGGCCGCCAACAAGGAGCTGCAGGATCAGCTTAAGAAAGCTTTGGAAAGCGAGGGAAACCTGCAAGGCAAGTCCCTGGCAGCCGCCGAGCATCTAACTCAGTTGCAGCAGGCCAATGGCGAACTCCAGGAAATGTTGACCAGAAAGGAGGAGACGCTGAAGAACCTGGAGGAAAATCTAGCAGAAACCAATTCCCAATTGAAAACTCAAACGGGCAGCCACAACGAACTGCAGGATAAGTTGGAACAGGCGCAGCTTAAGGAGAGGAGTCTTCAAGAGGAAACAGCCAAGCTATTGGAGCAGGTGGAGCAACTGAAGCAGGCCAACGAGGAGCTCCAGAAATCGCTGAAGCAAAAGCAAACTCTCTTGGAAAAGGGCAATGAGTTTGATAACCAGCTGGCGGAGTACCAGAAAGTCATTGATGAAATGGATGATACGGCCTCCACCAAGTCCAAGCTGCTGGAACAGCTTCAAAATAGAGTGGTGGAGCTCGAGGCGGCTCTCCACCAGGCCAACGAAGCCCAAAAGACTGCCAATCTGGAAACCAAGGAGCTGAGGCGTCAACTGGAATCGCTGCAGTTGGAGAAGTCTATGGAGATTCTAACCCTGAAGACGCAGATGAATGGAGCGGGCAGCAGCCAATTAGGAAAGGGCGATGCAGTGGAG cCACTAGACAGTGAGACCAGTCTGGCGAAGATCAACTTCCTCAACTCAATCATTGCAGACATGCAACAGAAGAATGATGCCCTTAAGGCCAAAGTCCAGACTCTGGAGACCTTGCCAATGGATTTCACCAA ACCCCATGCCTTTGATGTGTTGACCAAGCGTAAGCCTGCTCCTCGACTTTTCTGCGACATCTGCGACGAGTTTGATAAGCACGAGACGGAGGACTGTCCCATCCAGGCTGGCGAGGATCGGGATTACTCCCCACCACCCACCGCCGaggccaacaacaacgagaAGAAGGAACGCAAGCTGCCTGCGCCCAGAAAATACTGCGAGTCCTGCGAGG TCTTTGGCCACGATACCAGCGAATGTGCCGACGATGAGACCTATTAG
- the CLIP-190 gene encoding restin homolog isoform X9, which produces MSRESDDNLSSINSAYTDLYQETVRRFTRSSLSPTSDWDRFSPARRSLKSEAGSRTSYDYYLEATGRRRSSDHNSTVLTANTEQFIIGQRVWVGGLRSGQIAYIGETHFAPGDWAGIVLDEPNGKNDGCVSGKRYFQCEPKRGIFSRLTRLTTYPMSGAHTPTSPLAKNSPDRSRTVSPTASIRSSMLRSPGIGGKNGLTVGDRVIVSSGFGSRPGILRYLGETQFAPGNWCGVELDEASGKNDGAVDGIRYFECKPKYGVFVPIAKVTLSPSSKKTRLSRTGSRESLTSIGTMNSIATTNTSRMRMNAQQRKSITPVKPIITTPKSQFSMQDLLREKQQHVEQLMVERDLDREDAQNQALQLQKNINELKARIVELQSELGDERKKSEELQFCGDEMNKRQGVKFTLDCSSSEGVLMNLCAHIEEIGYLLNSDSTSNNSAQSQVYKEKIHDLESKVTQLESATPSLQSLPPPVPLPDDSALKEEIAQLQDKLSVQQKETEARIAEQLEEEQRLRENVKYLQEQNATLQAELVSKDESLEKFSLSEVGIENLRRELALLKEENEKQAEEAQADFSQKLAAKTEELEKINAELLSLKAASDSLESERVNKTDECEILQTEVRMRDEQIKELNQQLDELTTQLNVQKADSSALDEMLRQQTAGSDEKSTILEQTQKELLQLKEEAAKKQEERDQLEKLLTEAKQLGDQEKLVREKAEQEISQIKLEKETVDQLLVTKQTELEVCQKEQTETKSQLDANKELNAQKDLNLVEAKETLKKLQQQLEENSQVQAKLVADLEEQKMDQEATLKTKEQEFQKLEAKSAETEGLLKTTQMQLEQFQQQAAASGEEGAKNLAKLQEEISQLKSQAEKTQSDLKASQADAETKAKKLETANVTIEQETQKLSNLQEQLSQLKAEVDQTKSALSSSQTDVESRTKQLEAANAALEKVNKEYAESRAEASHLEDQIKEITEKLHAELLAERSSASDLHTKLSKFSEELATGKKELNSKADVWSQEMLQKEKELQDLRQQLQYSEDSQTKLKAEAERKESSLQETIKTLQDQVTKAKAENQELNSGTQETIKDLQERLEITNAEIQHKEKMAAEDAQKIADLKTLVEAIQVANANISATNAELSTVLEVLQAEKSETNHIFELFEMEADMNAERLIEKLTGMKDELKDTHAKLDEGQKKCQELEKSLEQVTQSEQSLQQESLNSKEQLKELQQSLGELQESLKQKDELVLVLEGKLRDASSELEGTTSSSKEIQEKLQEAQQKEKTLQEEGAKLSQELQQLQITKVQHVELLKQKDELVQNLEQRLKESNTHLETQSSSSKETQEKLEDAQKREKALQEEAAKLSEQLQQVQKANSEVNDSLVKVEGLVKDFEEKLEAARQQVEAQQAANKELQDQLKKALESEGNLQGKSLAAAEHLTQLQQANGELQEMLTRKEETLKNLEENLAETNSQLKTQTGSHNELQDKLEQAQLKERSLQEETAKLLEQVEQLKQANEELQKSLKQKQTLLEKGNEFDNQLAEYQKVIDEMDDTASTKSKLLEQLQNRVVELEAALHQANEAQKTANLETKELRRQLESLQLEKSMEILTLKTQMNGAGSSQLGKGDAVEPLDSETSLAKINFLNSIIADMQQKNDALKAKVQTLETLPMDFTKPHAFDVLTKRKPAPRLFCDICDEFDKHETEDCPIQAGEDRDYSPPPTAEANNNEKKERKLPAPRKYCESCEVFGHDTSECADDETY; this is translated from the exons ATGAGTCGTGAAAGCGATGACAATTTAAGTTCGATCAATTCGGCTTATACag atcTCTATCAAGAGACTGTCAGGCGCTTTACGCGATCCTCGCTCTCACCCACATCCGATTGGGACCGCTTTTCGCCCGCTCGCCGCTCGCTAAAATCGGAGGCTGGAAGTCGCACATCTT ATGATTATTATCTAGAGGCCACTGGGCGACGTCGCAGCTCAG ATCACAACAGCACTGTGCTGACAGCGAACACCGAGCAGTTCATCATTGGCCAGCGGGTATGGGTCGGAGGCCTTCGGTCCGGACAGATTGCTTATATTGGAGAGACACATTTTGCACCCGGCGACTGGGCAGGCATTGTCCTGGATGAACCCAATG gcAAAAACGATGGGTGTGTTTCAGGCAAAAGATACTTCCAGTGCGAGCCAAAACGCGGCATTTTCTCGCGGCTCACGCGTCTTACCACATATCCCATGTCCGGAGCCCACACTCCCACATCGCCTTTGGCCAAGAACTCGCCAGACAGATCGCGCACAGTCTCCCCAACAGCGAGTATTCGCAGCTCCATGCTTCGTAGTCCCGGAATAGGCGGCA AAAATGGCCTTACCGTTGGCGACCGTGTGATTGTCTCCTCTGGCTTTGGCAGTCGTCCTGGCATCTTGCGTTACCTGGGCGAGACACAGTTTGCTCCTGGCAACTGGTGCGGCGTGGAATTGGATGAGGCAAGCGGCAAAAACGATGGAGCCGTGGATGGTATAAG ATACTTCGAGTGCAAGCCCAAATACGGGGTGTTTGTGCCCATAGCAAAGGTCACTTTGTCGCCGTCGTCAAAGAAGACGCGTCTGTCTAGGACCGGATCACGGGAGTCGCTCACCTCGATCGGCACCATGAACAGCATTGCCACCACAAATACGTCGCGCATGCGCATGAATGCTCAG CAGCGCAAGTCGATCACGCCAGTTAAGCCCATAATAACGACGCCGAAAAGCCAATTTTCCATGCAG GATCTGCTGCGCGAGAAGCAACAACATGTGGAGCAGTTGATGGTGGAGCGGGACTTGGACCGCGAGGATGCACAGAACCAGGCGCTGCAGCTGCAGAAGAACATCAACGAG CTTAAGGCCAGGATTGTCGAACTGCAGTCGGAATTGGGCGATGAGCGCAAGAAATCGGAGGAGTTGCAATTTTGTGGCGATGAAATGAAT AAAAGGCAAGGCGTCAAGTTCACTTTGGATTGCAGTTCTTCCGAAGGTGTATTAATGAATTTGTGTGCCCATATTGAAGAAATAggatatttattaaattcggATAGCACATCCAATAATTCG GCGCAATCCCAGGTGTACAAGGAAAAGATACACGATCTGGAATCAAAGGTCACCCAACTAGAGTCTG CCACACCCAGTCTTCAAAGTCTTCCGCCACCTGTTCCGCTACCGGATGACAGTGCCCTCAAGGAGGAGATTGCTCAGCTGCAGGACAAATTGAGCGTTCAACAGAAGGAGACTGAAGCCCGAATAGCTGAGCAGCTGGAGGAAGAACAACGGCTAAGGGAGAACGTAAAGTACCTGCAGGAACAGAATGCCACGCTGCAGGCTGAACTGGTGTCCAAGGATGAGTCGCTGGAGAAGTTCTCCCTCTCCGAGGTTGGAATCGAGAATCTGCGCAGGGAATTGGCGCTGCTCAAGGAGGAGAACGAAAAGCAGGCCGAGGAGGCCCAGGCAGACTTCTCCCAAAAACTAGCAGCCAAAACCGAGGAGCTGGAAAAGATCAACGCCGAATTGCTGAGCCTGAAGGCCGCCTCCGATTCCCTGGAAAGCGAGAGGGTCAACAAAACCGACGAATGTGAAATACTTCAGACCGAAGTCCGGATGCGGGATGAGCAAATTAAGGAGCTAAACCAACAACTTGATGAGCTAACCACGCAGTTAAACGTACAAAAGGCCGACAGTTCTGCTCTGGATGAAATGCTTCGACAACAAACGGCTGGAAGTGACGAAAAGTCCACTATTCTTGAGCAAACCCAAAAGGAACTGTTGCAACTCAAGGAGGAGGCTGCCAAGAAGCAGGAGGAAAGAGATCAACTAGAAAAGCTATTGACTGAAGCTAAGCAACTTGGGGATCAAGAGAAACTAGTCAGGGAAAAGGCAGAACAGGAAATTagccaaattaaattagaaaaagaAACAGTAGATCAGCTTTTGGTAACCAAGCAAACCGAACTTGAAGTCTGCCAGAAGGAACAGACAGAAACAAAGAGTCAACTTGATGCAAACAAGGAGCTTAATGCCCAGAAGGATCTAAATTTGGTTGAAGCCAAAGAAACTCTGAaaaaactgcagcagcaactggaGGAGAATAGTCAAGTTCAGGCCAAACTGGTAGCTGACCTCGAGGAACAGAAAATGGATCAGGAGGCGACCCTTAAAACCAAAGAGCAGGAATTCCAGAAACTCGAAGCCAAGTCAGCTGAAACCGAAGGACTTCTCAAAACCACACAAATGCAGTTGGAGCAATTCCAGCAACAGGCAGCTGCTTCTGGCGAGGAAGGCGCCAAGAACTTGGCCAAACTGCAGGAGGAGATTAGTCAGCTGAAGTCCCAGGCAGAGAAGACTCAATCGGACTTGAAAGCCAGTCAAGCGGATGCGGAAACCAAGGCCAAGAAGCTGGAGACAGCGAATGTGACAATTGAACAGGAAACTCAAAAGTTGTCCAATTTGCAAGAGCAGCTTAGCCAACTTAAAGCCGAGGTGGATCAGACCAAGTCAGCTCTTAGCTCGAGCCAAACCGATGTGGAGTCCAGGACTAAGCAACTTGAGGCGGCCAATGCTGCGCTTGAAAAGGTCAACAAG GAATACGCCGAATCCCGAGCGGAAGCCTCGCATCTGGAGGACCAGATCAAAGAGATAACTGAGAAACTGCATGCTGAGCTCCTGGCAGAGCGATCCTCAGCCAGCGACCTGCACACCAAGCTTTCCAAGTTCTCTGAGGAATTGGCCACCGGCAAGAAAGAGCTGAACAGCAAGGCCGATGTCTGGAGCCAGGAGATGCTGCAGAAGGAGAAGGAACTCCAGGATCTTCGTCAGCAACTCCAGTACAGTGAAGATTCCCAAACTAAACTTAAGGCAGAGGCCGAAAGAAAAGAATCGTCACTGCAGGAAACCATCAAAACACTTCAGGATCAGGTCACCAAAGCAAAGGCGGAAAATCAAGAGCTTAACAGTGGCACCCAAGAGACAATCAAGGATCTACAAGAGCGGCTGGAGATCACCAACGCCGAGATCCAGCACAAAGAGAAAATGGCTGCCGAAGATGCTCAGAAGATAGCAGACCTAAAAACGCTCGTGGAAGCCATTCAGGTGGCCAATGCCAACATATCAGCCACGAATGCGGAGCTCTCCACAGTCCTGGAGGTCCTTCAAGCGGAGAAAAGCGAAACCAATCACATATTCGAGCTTTTCGAAATGGAGGCCGACATGAATGCCGAGCGTTTGATTGAGAAACTCACTGGCATGAAGGATGAGCTCAAGGATACCCATGCCAAGCTGGATGAGGGGCAGAAAAAGTGCCAGGAACTGGAGAAAAGCTTAGAGCAAGTCACCCAAAGTGAGCAGAGTTTGCAGCAGGAATCCTTGAACTCGAAAGAGCAACTCAAGGAACTCCAACAATCCCTGGGAGAACTTCAGGAGTCACTGAAACAAAAAGATGAACTCGTCCTGGTTTTGGAGGGTAAGCTAAGAGATGCCAGCTCTGAGTTGGAGGGCACGACAAGCTCCTCCAAGGAAATCCAAGAGAAACTACAAGAAGCTCAACAGAAAGAGAAGACTTTACAAGAAGAGGGTGCCAAATTGAGCCAGGAACTGCAACAACTTCAGATAACCAAAGTCCAACATGTCGAGTTACTGAAGCAAAAGGATGAGCTTGTACAGAATTTAGAGCAGAGACTAAAGGAAAGCAATACTCACTTGGAAACACAAAGCTCCTCATCGAAGGAAACCCAAGAAAAACTGGAAGACGCACAGAAGCGGGAAAAGGCCTTGCAGGAGGAAGCTGCCAAATTATCGGAGCAACTGCAGCAAGTACAGAAGGCCAATAGCGAAGTCAACGATTCCCTGGTGAAAGTCGAGGGACTGGTGAAGGATTTCGAGGAGAAACTGGAAGCAGCCAGGCAGCAAGTGGAAGCCCAGCAGGCCGCCAACAAGGAGCTGCAGGATCAGCTTAAGAAAGCTTTGGAAAGCGAGGGAAACCTGCAAGGCAAGTCCCTGGCAGCCGCCGAGCATCTAACTCAGTTGCAGCAGGCCAATGGCGAACTCCAGGAAATGTTGACCAGAAAGGAGGAGACGCTGAAGAACCTGGAGGAAAATCTAGCAGAAACCAATTCCCAATTGAAAACTCAAACGGGCAGCCACAACGAACTGCAGGATAAGTTGGAACAGGCGCAGCTTAAGGAGAGGAGTCTTCAAGAGGAAACAGCCAAGCTATTGGAGCAGGTGGAGCAACTGAAGCAGGCCAACGAGGAGCTCCAGAAATCGCTGAAGCAAAAGCAAACTCTCTTGGAAAAGGGCAATGAGTTTGATAACCAGCTGGCGGAGTACCAGAAAGTCATTGATGAAATGGATGATACGGCCTCCACCAAGTCCAAGCTGCTGGAACAGCTTCAAAATAGAGTGGTGGAGCTCGAGGCGGCTCTCCACCAGGCCAACGAAGCCCAAAAGACTGCCAATCTGGAAACCAAGGAGCTGAGGCGTCAACTGGAATCGCTGCAGTTGGAGAAGTCTATGGAGATTCTAACCCTGAAGACGCAGATGAATGGAGCGGGCAGCAGCCAATTAGGAAAGGGCGATGCAGTGGAG cCACTAGACAGTGAGACCAGTCTGGCGAAGATCAACTTCCTCAACTCAATCATTGCAGACATGCAACAGAAGAATGATGCCCTTAAGGCCAAAGTCCAGACTCTGGAGACCTTGCCAATGGATTTCACCAA ACCCCATGCCTTTGATGTGTTGACCAAGCGTAAGCCTGCTCCTCGACTTTTCTGCGACATCTGCGACGAGTTTGATAAGCACGAGACGGAGGACTGTCCCATCCAGGCTGGCGAGGATCGGGATTACTCCCCACCACCCACCGCCGaggccaacaacaacgagaAGAAGGAACGCAAGCTGCCTGCGCCCAGAAAATACTGCGAGTCCTGCGAGG TCTTTGGCCACGATACCAGCGAATGTGCCGACGATGAGACCTATTAG